The nucleotide sequence CTTCATCTCTTCCACCTGAAAAGAACACCCTATTATTCTCTCAAAAAAATGGGCTCACAGGGCATAATAGCTTACCGTCCGGCGATCGGACTAACCATAACCGATCCCAACACTAAAACTACATACATTCTCCAAAAAGTAATCGGTAACTCCGGTTATGATTTCGTCTACAAAGCCTGTTACTACAATCCCAATTACTCAATCAACGGTAGTCTCCTTCCTTCCGGTTACGTCTCTGTAAAACACCTCAATCATAGTAAAGAAACCACGCGTAGCAAAGCACAAGAACGGCTAAATGATCAGAATGAAAACATTCTTCACGTAGACGTTTGGTACGTTCGTAAATTCCAAAAGGGATTTCTTTCTGCATTGCCTTATATGTCTGAAGGATCGTTGCGGTATATGCTATCCACTCGATTTCATTACGGTTTACCTGAGGATTGTATTGCTATTGCTCTTAAAGAAGCGCTTTACGGTTTGTTTGATATTCATGATTCGGGTCGGGTTCATAAGTCGTTTAGTGCTGAGGATATTTTTGTGAATTATAAGTCGAGGCCAGTTTCGACGGTTGAAATCAAGTTGGCCTATGCTGCAACGACTTATGAATCGAATCTTGAAACTCCTATTTTTGTCAATGAAGCTGTAAATCCGAGATTCGAACGTGGTGAACCTTCGGTACGTTTGAGTAATTAATTAGTACGACTTTGTTTAGTTAAATTGTGTGTTGTTTAGTTTATAATAATTTACTGTTAATTATATTGTGTTATTAGTTGAAAATTTACTGTTAGTTAAATTGTGTTATTAGTTGATAATTTACTGTTAATTGATCCAATTTGTTTGTTAAATTGTGTGTTATTTAGTTGGTAATATACTGTTAATTGATATAATTTGTTAGTTATATTGTGTTATTAGTTGATAATTTGCTGTTGGTTAAATTGTGTTATTAGTTGATAATTTACTGTTAATTAATTCAATTtgttagttaattttttttatttgttgataatTTACTGCTAATTCATACAATTTGTTAGTTAAATTGTGTTATTAGTCGATAATTTACAGTTAgttaatataatttattagttATGTTGTGTTATTAGTTGATAATTTACTGTTTGAATGTTTGCTAATGATAATTTTCGTTTGTTAGAGTAGTTTCTgttttttttaaagcaatttgtTAGTCAAAGTGATGATATAATATGGGGAATTAATTGGGACTCGTTAATATTTCAATTTGCTTGAATTTCAATATTTGCAAATATTACTCTGGATCATGAATGTTACTCCTATTAAATactgaattttaaaataaatattgaattaataATTAGTTTGAAGGTTTTTGGTTTAAAGTGAAATTCTGGGTTTACTCATACATCTTCAAGTTTCACAGATAAATTTCTGGTTTTCAGCTTTCTTTCTGCCGTCTTTGGTTAGCCTTTCCTTAATGGctgatctttttttttaaaaaaaaaaaaaaaaagaaaaagaaaaattctattaGTTGATATATAGACGATTGATCATGTTGCTAAATTCCTTTTGAAATTTGTTAGACTAGTTCATATTTTCAGAAAATTTGTTACTCAAATGCTAGTATAAAAATGTTTAATTAATACAATTTTGTTCATTTAATTATGGTGTTTAAATTGTGTTATTAGTTGATATTTTACCGTTTTAACGTAACTTTATAATTAGGCATGTTGATGATATTTCTAATTTAGGCATGTTAACTTGATGTATGCTTATATTGGACAATATTTAATTTGGTTGAAGTTAAAGAAACAAGATGAATATTTGGAATTGAAACGAAAAAAAAGTATTTAGAGATGAAGGAAAAAATTGTACAGTAATTTAGGAAATGCTGAAGATTAGTATGCTTGAACAATCATAATGGAGTTTTATTTTGATCATTAATTAGTATGATAATGAATATTTCAATTCGTTGAATTTGAATATTTGTAAATATTACCCTGATCATGAATATTAATCCTATTAAATAGAGTAGTAATTTGtaagtatttgaattttaaaatgaatattgAATTTCCAATTAGTTTTAAGGTTTTTGGTTTAAAGTAAAATTTTGGTTCCATATATCTTCAAAtttcgtcttttttttttttttttttttttttttttttatatctaagTTGGGTTTAAGTCCATAAGATTCTGTTTTCAGGTTTCTTTCAACTG is from Capsicum annuum cultivar UCD-10X-F1 chromosome 5, UCD10Xv1.1, whole genome shotgun sequence and encodes:
- the LOC107872513 gene encoding serine/threonine-protein kinase BLUS1-like; translated protein: MGSQGIIAYRPAIGLTITDPNTKTTYILQKVIGNSGYDFVYKACYYNPNYSINGSLLPSGYVSVKHLNHSKETTRSKAQERLNDQNENILHVDVWYVRKFQKGFLSALPYMSEGSLRYMLSTRFHYGLPEDCIAIALKEALYGLFDIHDSGRVHKSFSAEDIFVNYKSRPVSTVEIKLAYAATTYESNLETPIFVNEAVNPRFERGEPSVPPLSIISEWGSAPEVYYTRYDDSDSDDDNRNPAYRRQEDESCYSGKSDIWLVGIAALELAYGNIRVSHRSEFESMIKKIRRAKKLPGKLEDLLGEINAEEVGGKMKKAMGYVKDKMKSVKKQRDRVFTKGFEELVMDCLSTKESKRPAVQELLQRPFFQNAKDLKWFQRRVLNAKNPMPNADND